In Rhodamnia argentea isolate NSW1041297 chromosome 5, ASM2092103v1, whole genome shotgun sequence, the DNA window CCACGGTCAAGGTACATCACTCAAAAAACAATGGGAATTTAAGATGCAAGTCGGTACATAGAGTAACATTTGTTAGTCTCTCTTTCAAGAGATCTATCATTAGCTTAGAGAACAAATTGACTCTAGATGGAGAACACATTGATCTAACTCTAGAGTCAATTACAGCACAACGTATAAGGAAAGAAGTTTCAAGTTTGCAATTGTGAGATTGTATTAGCTTTGTGGAGCCAGTGCTGAAGTTAAAACTTAATCAAGAGAAGGTCCCAAAGGGGATAGAGCCAAACATATGGATCTCTTTCGTCATCAAACATAGGGTATGATCTACATTTTTGTGCTTTGATATCAAGCAAGAGagagtttttcttttcatttttctaacaaAACCTTCTTTTACCCTAATCTTGCATTGCAATTCTTAGGATCAACATACCTTGCTACTGCCGGATTCATCTGAAGTCCGAAATCATGTACATGCTTCATATTAAAATCTCCATCAATTGTTATCGCATATTACATTAAGGAAATAAACGGAAAATTCAACTGCAGTGCAGGATCAGaatgcaagaaaaagaaaaaaaacagccACTATAATCTACCACATGCAACCATTCTCAATGATAAGCAAGTCAGCTATTCAACTCACAGCAACTTTTAGCAAAGTGTTATGAAGAACACCAATAATTATTTAAACAGTTCCTTATCATTTCTGCCTCTAAAATGCCACAAATATTAAGGAAAATGGATCAAGTGAGACAACAAGTACAAATTCCATTGTAATTGCGCATGGGAAGACACAGGCATAAGTTCATTTGGTAAATATTGCAACCCAAGATAATAAGAACAGCATTTTCCACGTAACTAGGGCAGGGTACATGGATATTTTGCACTATTAATCTCTACGTGGTGTCTTATCCTCCTTGACAGGATCTGGCGTGTATATAAAACAAATATGCATACATGTACATGTTGTTGTCACGTATATATGCATGTCAAAGAAAGAATGTTAAAACTTATAAAGTGCACCTAGAAGATATGCCAGTATAATTACGACCTCCAGTCACTGTTTTACCATCATAGAGATCTTTTTCCTCAAATATTTGCAAGTTTCAGCATCACTTTTTAGCAGTCATATGCAATAACTTTTGAATCACACTAAGCTAAATGACATACTACAAAACACATATAAGGTGTTTCAAAAGTAAGAATTTTAAAGCAAAATTAAGTCTTTATAACACTAGATACATGGGTATCATGTGCTAAAGCTTGTGCTAGATAGCAAGAATTTAGAACAAATCAATTCTGTGCAGCCAAAATCAATACTAGTAGACTACAGTGAATGTCCTCAGAACTGGAACTTCAGGCAAGCAGCACTCCGATCTAAGCACAATATATGGATTTCATGGACACGGTAAACATGTGAAAGATTTCCCTGCACAAAGCCCTTAGGACCAATCTCATTTATGATGTGAGCTGGGGTTTACCAGGGTGACCAAGTTTTTACAGCTCTAATGAATAATGATAGCTGTTTTAGTCAACCTCAAGTTCAAACCTCAAGCTGACAAAATGACCCCGACATAACTTGAATTAAGTTCTTCCCGGTAATCTAATGATCAATGACATCATAGGCAACCCCACTCAGCTCATGTAAATTCTATTCCATCCAGAAGGAGTTAGAAAAATACTGGCGCAACATTCATCtctgaagttgatttttcatcCCAGTAAGAGACGGTGTTAAAAATCATAAAGCAAAAGGTATACTAGCATAAGAATTAGGTCAGACCTGGCATGTTCGAGACGAATCCACCTCTGTTTTCAATGCTGCCTCGCTCGGTGTTAGGCTCATGGTCTATAGACATTTGTACTGCCTGTCCTTTCCTCGAAAGTACAGCCCGGGAATCTCCAACATTTGCAACCCATAGCTTGCTCCCATTTACAAGGATTGCAGTGACAGCTGTGGACCCACCACGTCCTAGGTCAGGATTGTGTGACAAGATTGCTTGATCTGTTTTCTCATAGGCTCTAGCAATAGATCGGTCCGGATCAGTCCAAAAGTTCTCCTGGACTCATTAAATTGAAAGATCACAATGTAAGAACAAATCTTTCCGATGACTAAGGCATTATTAAGTACAATGGAAATTGCCGATATCCCTTTTCTTATAGGCTTTTCACCATATCAGTCTAGCCTCTTCAGGATATTCAAAATGTGAAAGGAGTGCAAAAAAGCTGTTGCAACAGGAATTTAAACCGGTGCTACTCAGTGTCAAGACTTGGTAGAATTTTCCGTACGCCAACTGAAATCCAGTGATAAAAGGCTATATGACTAGTACATTTGTCAGGTTGCAGTACACGCACCAAGTGTAACATTTGCCTACTCTTAGATTTCTTGTAAGTAAACCTGAAGTGCTACCCTAGTATGATCCCTCCCGAGTACCGTGTTGGACACCGCTGAATTGGTTGGAGAGAAGCATCATCATGACACAGGCAACAAACACAAGAAGAGGTTAACGACAAAGAAAAACTCaagcaagagaaaaaaaggtaGCATGACAATGGAATTTAGGGTAATTAAGCTATTGGTACTTATTCAGATTTCGTTCTCACTATCTGTTGACAAGGTCGAAGCTATTATATCTAATTATTTTATCAATAGTTttcatcaataaaagaaaaaataaaaaagtaatctTAAGCCAAGTTGACATAAGAACTCAACCTCAAGTTGACTCAAAAATTCAAACTCGATACTTGACTCAAGCTCCATGGAGCTTCACTTCTCACTTATACTCAACTTATTGGGAGCCAGACTTAACTAGCCGCATGACTACCGAACAACGAAGTTTCTAATTAAAACTCTATTGACATTATGCTCAGACACGAgctttatttatgtatttatttattttaacaaCAAGGAAGCTCACTGTTAGGTAGGTAAACCCCATTCCCACGTAATACCAAACTAAGTCCTTATTGCCTTAATCCGTCCTCTTCCACATTTTTAAGTTGCTTGGATAGAAAGCTCAAAATGGACTTCTGTTCCCACAAATGAATGAAGCTACAGACTATGTAAAATAGGTGTGgctgatgaaaaattttaacCAAGCACTGCAGTCAATTGATTGTATGCTCGTTGACTGATTTGGAGAAAACAAATTGTCGGAGGGCATATTCTTTCTCTAAAAGCAAGAACTACAACTTTAATCATTGTTTGATTCTGTATAGACTACTGTATGTGGATCATGAGAAAACTAATTAGATCTACTTCTTCCACTATCACCATGGCAATCAACATGTGAAATATTATATCATTATTACTGAGAGAGATGATGTGCGTAACAAAACTTCCCTCGTAGCTAATATGGACTTGCCCAACAATCTACTGTGAGCCAGTCAAAGCACAATAATTTAGAGATGGCTCCACTAGCAGCCATGGTGTAGGCATGACAAACTCAAGCTGATTGAAAATCCACTACAAGATGATATTTCAGCTTCTGATACATCAAAAAAGAATGTACCCTCTATTAAGCTGCAAGCCTCCCAAACCAAGTTTTTATTACTTTGACACTTCAGCTAGTTACATTCAATAGAATCCGAGTGAACTAGACCACCCAACTAGTCAAGTTCAAGTACCTACACAAGAGGACCTTAAAAAGGGGATAatacaaaagaagatgaaaatgaagagcAACGAGAAATTTAAGTTCCAAAGTCTACTGATGCATAAAATTCTGTATCCCTACTTTTATTGCCAGGGGATGCTTTTCTGAAATTATGGTCTCTCTAGATACTCTCATTCTCAAGCAGTGTAAGAAGCCGATAACAGAGTTACTAGTGCAAAATATTTCTAATTAAGTAAACAACTGACCTCATTCAGGATATTTTGGAAAAGATGCTTCTGCAGATACGCAGGTACGCTATCTCCTAGATGCCCATCAAAGATAGCAAAAAGACCAAGTTCATGTCCATGGGTCCGATGAAATTTCGCGACATGGTAGTCTTCCATGGGATGATTCGCTTTCCCTTTTATTAAACTAAAGCCATACTTGAAGGGGCTCTGATGGCTCCTTCCCTTACCCGAGTTACATGAGGAACGCCCTCCTACAAGCTGAAGAGCGGgcgccaagaaaaagaaaacatttgcTTGTCAATAATCGGCCAtctaaacaaaaaatcaatgcTTATGTAACTACCAATATCGAGATGACATTTCCCTTCTTTCGTATCGGACAAAGGTGGACAAAGGTACTGAAGATTACGCAGATCAATCAAAGTTGAGATTGATCCTCCGATCAGCAACAAGCATCTCTTTCCACTCACCTGAGAATACAGAGACTTGAAGCAGCATAAATTGTCCATATAATTCAGCATCCACCGCTCACTGGCGCCCTCCGCCGCCTACCATCTACTTCTGCAACATACCAATCAAAACACACTCAAGAGTTGACAAAAGACCCATCTCGAAGAAAACTCCCAAATCCCCACCACAATCaacatcaaatcaagcaattctgACCAATCTTCAAAACGAATACCCACCAGAACAAAGACCCCTCTCCCCGAAAAAAAACCCCCAGAATCGAGCCTGAACAGATCGTCGCAAGGTCTTACCTTTACCGACACCCACCGAACCAAAACGAGCGGCAACAGCCCCCGCGTCCACTGCCACCGAGAGAAATTCAAAGACGGGTGATGAAGCACGAAGACCACCTCGCTGCCCGACGCGACGAGGagcgaaagaaggaagaagccgacgctaaaaatgaaaaacccgTCTCGATTCCGTAGTCGaatgggcagagagagagagagagacagacggACAGAGAGCCGGGTCGCACGTATTGACTTTGCTAagtttttttccttgtattgTCTGTGCGTTGGGTTCggtattttttattactgacacacacacacactgtTTTTGGGTAGATACGTAGACGCGTCTTATGTTTCACCTTCAAGCTCTCCTTACTGTTTGTTCCATTTACTGCTGAATTTCCCCCTCCTCCTTCCTCAGTTTTTGCCTCGCGCAGTTGGTATTTaaggccctctctctctctctctctctctctctctcttccgcagttcaaacttcaaagtcAACTCATCTTTTTCTCCGTcgctctctttttcccttttttgacaCCGGTTGACCCGACGGCAACTCATCTTTTAGTGTTCCTTTCCATTCTCGTAATCCCGGCCACTTTTGTTGGTTCGCAATTTCCACCCCGATGTGATCGAATTCTGACGCGGAATGAGCACGTTTGGACTTGTGTTTATCGTGCACGCCCATCTGGAATGCCATTTTCTTGGGAGATGGAATGGCTGTTAAACTCGAACTACTTAcattaaagatgaaaaagagaacTTGATTTAATTAGGCTCTCAACTCGTCCGAATCTTAATAGGCCTTAAATGGGTAAGTGCTGTCCGGTGGACTCGGAATCGCATTTACGAAATTCTACGGGATTTGGGTTAGATTTTGAATTATATGACGAAATGATTTGAAACTTGTATCGTTATCAATAACGGGTAAAACcgtcatatttttctttttcaaaaaaaataagaatggtATTTCAACTAGATGGTCTACCGTGCCCAAGATCTCAGCACTAGTGCCCGAAAAAGAGTCACCCAACATCAAGCCCAAGTCCCCAACGATCGGGTGAGACCCCGGTGACATGCTCTAGTCCCTGGAGCTCAAGTCTAAGACCTAGGTGACATACCTAACTATCACACCTCGTCGACACCAGTGCTTGTTccgggctttttttcaaattgcataaaaaatatatatatatttaccaaattagggggaaaaaaacttATTGGTCGCTGCCGAGCCCGCTGCTCTGCGTTATGACTGCAGAGCGGGTTACGCTTGGCACTACGATCGCTGAGCAGaccccaaatcggtaaataggtttttttccccctaatttggtaaatatatatattttttatgcaatttgaaaaaaagcccgcTTGTTCCTCGCCGACGCCCATGCCCAGTTCCCCAATGGTTACTCGAGACCCCAACTCCTATGTCAAGGTTGTTAGGCTCGGGACAAGCACCCGAGCGCGGTTCAAACCTCCCCGGGACCTTAATCGTTGGGCTCGAATCCCTCAAGACCTAGGTTATactcaattttttcttaaatgtgTGCTTCATAATTTTCCAATGAAAAACAATTGGAAAGCGACTTCCATATTATTTGCGAATATTACCAAATATATGAATATTCATTTCCGTTAGGAATAAGTTCCACTGagaatattttttgtcaaaatttatcgggaaacaaatggaaccttaACGAAAAACATTAATTTGtcttactttttactttttttccagTAACACCCTTACATCGAATTATAAGAAAACACTCACTCAAATCCATGATAGTTACCGTTTTAGAATTCACTTTAGTGGTAGCTATAAAAATGTCAATGGCACTTTAATAATTGCAAAGGGAACACCAATCCTAAAAGTTCTAATTATTGATCCTATAGGTAGAGATATTGACTATCGGTTTTTACTTTGAGATAAGGAGACCAAAAGCTTTTTAATTAATGCAAACTTTCCAACCAGATCCATCAATTTTTCATGggagaattatccaaaaagtcctaaacatataatgtttgtatcaatttagtccatttggttgATCGGCACTGACatggacttttttaataataatttcatatttttttcttttttttccttttttctttagcttttttgtttctataaaccctagggccggcgagggtcgccgaccGAACCCGCTGACCATAGGTGAGGGCTGGGACCCCCTCGTCGGCACTAGGCCGGCGCATTGCGGCCCTCGTCAGATTTGGACAAGCAAGGCCGTCGTGACCATTGCCCGGCCCAGGCGAAGGCCCCGTCGGCCCGGGCCAGCGAGGGTCGGTTGGCAACCCCCGCCACTTCTAGAGcttagaaacaaaaaagaaaaaaaattcaaaaaattcaaaaaaaaattatgaaaatatcattaaaaaaaagtccacctTAACACTGGCCAATCAAATGAATTGAAATGGCACAAAAGCaaatggtttagaattgaattggccaaaaaaaaattatgactaaattggcataattacaataggtttaagacttttttgataatatttctgATTTTACTTTGCAATGAAATCTCTGAATTGTATATATTTCTAGTCAGACCTATCCTTTCGTTCAAAGAAATCGAAATATCAAGATATATGCGtatacaaaatttttcaaataaaactgTCACTAGTGGAGGAGAGATAACTGCCAACGTGGACAAGTCTAGTGGGACCAAGTAATGGGCATGACTTTCTTAATATAAATAAAAGTCAGACGAGGGGAGAGAAGCAAAGACAGAGACAAGCAGTTTTGCTGTTGCGCAATCAACGAATGATGCTACCTAGGAAGCCGTCAAACAAATCACACGCAAATATTTCCCATTCGAATCTGCGtgtctccccctctctctctcctcgccacGTACTCCTCCCAGCTCTCTTTTGCCATCTCATTTTCGTCAAGCCATGCACgaatccatcttctctctctctctctctctctttctgggtGCAACAGAAAGAACATTCTTTTCCGCGACTTCTCTGCAGATCTCGTCTGCATCTTCTTTTCACGTTTTTGAGGGTGGGATTGGCTGATGTTGATGATGGGTGGTGGGTCCATGTTGAGGAGGAAGACTCTGGGTTTCGAATGGGCCAAGAGTTACTACGGCGGCGGCGGTGATCGTGCCTCGGATTGGTGGGACGAGATTGACGAGTCCGAGCAATGGCAGAAGGGGATCTATTATTCCTTGTGTGCATCCTACGCATTGATTTCTTTCATTGCTTTGGTATGTCATTATCTGCTGCTAGCCATTTGGTTTCTCTTCGATCTGTTTGAgtctttgttgttgttgttgttgttgttggtggtggtggtgtttgTGTTTTGGTAGGAACCTATTGaggccataccctttaggcTCGTGCCTGCCTTTTCTTTCCATTCACTTATGTATTTTTGTACGGCCGCtgattgtttttcttgttttatgtttAGTCTTCCGCACGCGCCCTATAATTTATCTATTATCAGATTAAAGTAGAGCCTGTAAGCTGCTCGTTACATTgagttgttttcctttttcatttctgcACTGTAATGTCGTCTTCAGGTGAGTTTGATCATGAAGATGTAATGAGAAAACTTCTGCAGATCTTTGCTCtaggtttcttcttttcttgagtGGAGGTTGTCATGTTTATGTCATGGACGTTCGCAGAACGCAGGCTTCTTCGCATATGCGATGTTATTCATCGTCTTGAATTGTGAACAAGCTGAAATCCTATGATGGTTTTTCGACTGTTTGTGTAGGTGCAACTGTGCCGCATTCAATTCAGAGTGCCGGAGTTCGGTTGGACGACGCAGAAGGTTTTCCATCTGATGAATTTTGTCGTGAACGGACGTAAGAATCGCCCGGATCTTCTGTTTTCCTACTTGAGGCGAATCGCGTTCAAACTTCTATACTAATTCTTGAATCTGCATTTTTGTCAGTGAGGGCTTTCATGTTTGGTGTATACAAGAGCGTGTTTCTTCTCCGTCCCAAGGTACGTCTCATTGCTTCACCACCATTTATCAGCCTCTTTATCTGTAGTATCCGAGATTAGGAGTAGTGTACAAAACTGTTGAATAAATATGGTATCCAATTCCTATAATTCGAACATTTGTTTATCGACAGGCGCTAGAAATAATGCTTCTCGATCTTCCGGGACTATTATTCTTCTCAACGTACACATTACTAGTCTTGTTCTGGGCTGAGATATATCAGCAGGTATTGTTTTGTATACTAATGTTGTCTCTTATGTCGTAAACCGTCACATGTATAAAGTTAGTTGAGTTAATGGTTTATGAAAGTTTTTCTAATCGAACAGGCGCGAAGTCTTCCTATCGATAAGCTTAGGCCGACGTATTATTCAATTAACGGAGTCATATACTTCACACAGGTAAGGTACTTCATTCTCATTTCTATTTACTTTCGAAAGACACCGAATTAACAGGATTCGATTCTTGTATCCGACTTAATGTCAGTCAAATTCGCAATTGTGGCAATAGGTATGCATCTGGATCGGTGTAAAATTGAGCCCGAGTCATACAGCGATCGTGGTTTCGAGACTCTTTATGTCAGGTCAGTGTTCTTAAGGCAAATCATGGGACGGCTTGCGGCGCAAGCCTTTCGTTCAGTCTTATTACCTTGTGCTTTCTTCTGCTTCCTTTTACTGGTATTTGAACTAATGGTTCGTAAATAGGTTCGTGCTAAGCGGCATTTCCTTTTACCGGTATTTTCCTTGTCTTGCGATTGACGCCGCATAGTCGTTTAATGTTGGCAGCTGTTTCGTTTTGTGCTGCACTGGGGTTTCTGATATACGGAGGCAGGTAACCTTGGAAACGATCTCAACCCGACAGTTGCTTTCCGTACTTCGCGACCTAAGTTGCTGTTATCTTGTGCAGGTTGTTCGTCATGTTGAGGCGCTTTCCTATTGAATCGAGAGGCCGACAGAAGAAGCTGTACGAGGTGCGTATTCCATGTGATCATCGAGTTCGGTTTTGTAAGCTTAACGGTACAAAAGAACTTGCTGCTATAGACAAGGGTAGAAGCGAGGAAATTAATCTCCTTTCCAGAGTGACTTACGCTTCTTTAATGGTGGTATTACATCGTGACTAACCATGCTCTGCTTCTGAGATCTCGCTGCTACGCATCCCTCGAAGAAAGGTTAACTTACTTCAGCATACCCACTTCATGAATTTGGTAAATGTGCAGAAGAACATCTACTTCGCTTGAGCCAATTTGGGTGGCCAAAGTTTCCCATGACACCACTAGAATTCATATGATAGCAGACTTTACCCTTTGATTGCTTGGGCAATCGGAATTCATATAACTGTTATTTACTTCACAACTATGTCGATTCGGTCGCGCATCGTAACAAATCATGTCGCAGGTCGGCTTCGTCACCGCAACTTGCTGCACTTGCTTCCTGATAAGATGTCTAGTGGTGAGTTACCACAGTACAAGCTCTAGACTTCACTAGTAAAAGCCAGAATCCCGAGTTCCTATCGGATGTTTACGCCCGTCCATCTTTCAGGTCTCTATTTCGGCTTTCGACGACAATGCGGACGTCGACGTCTTGGATCATCCGATTTTGAATCTAATCTATTACACGGTAACTTCATTATCAGCAGATCGTTTATCTATCAGTGATATTGATGTCTGAATATGTGGCTCTTACTGCGCTCTCGCGGCGGCAAGAAACTTGATGTGTTCGACGTAATTGTTTTTCGATGCAGTTGGTGGAGATCGTGCCCTCGGCCTTGGTTCTCTATGTCCTGCGGAAGCTGCCCCCGAGGCGCATATCAGATCGATACAATCCGATTGGATGAGAGGCTTCAATGGCTGCTCACCTGCTGCGTAAttgtttcatttcattcatcttTCTAAGATGAGATGGTCATGgtattaaattggaaaaatttccTGGAAGCGCATGTTCAATATCTctctcaagaaaagaaaaaaatgatcccTCTCTTTTAAATTGCCataatgaaaaatttcaaataagagtccaaagtatcctcattttctcaaataaaggcctaaagtggactttattgcaaataagggtctgaagtggccaaattaatctaaaaaaaaaaggcgtaaCTCACCGGTTGGTTAGggccattttcatcattttctttttttttgtatttttgcttttcattttttaaaagaaggaaaaaaaaaataaacatgagcAAAGGCCGTTGCCACATTGGCAACCAAAGGCGAGGTCCTACAAACCGAACTCGGGCAAGGGCCGCCAACCCTCGCCGACATGTGGGAG includes these proteins:
- the LOC115755152 gene encoding probable protein phosphatase 2C 10; its protein translation is MLNYMDNLCCFKSLYSQLVGGRSSCNSGKGRSHQSPFKYGFSLIKGKANHPMEDYHVAKFHRTHGHELGLFAIFDGHLGDSVPAYLQKHLFQNILNEENFWTDPDRSIARAYEKTDQAILSHNPDLGRGGSTAVTAILVNGSKLWVANVGDSRAVLSRKGQAVQMSIDHEPNTERGSIENRGGFVSNMPGDVARVNGQLAVSRAFGDKNLKSHLRSDPDVQSTDVDQDTDFLILASDGLWKVMSNQEAIDIARRMKDPLRAAKSLVAEAVNRDSKDDISCIVVRLKA
- the LOC125314946 gene encoding tobamovirus multiplication protein 1-like; this translates as MLMMGGGSMLRRKTLGFEWAKSYYGGGGDRASDWWDEIDESEQWQKGIYYSLCASYALISFIALVQLCRIQFRVPEFGWTTQKVFHLMNFVVNGLRAFMFGVYKSVFLLRPKALEIMLLDLPGLLFFSTYTLLVLFWAEIYQQARSLPIDKLRPTYYSINGVIYFTQVCIWIGVKLSPSHTAIVVSRLFMSAVSFCAALGFLIYGGRLFVMLRRFPIESRGRQKKLYEVGFVTATCCTCFLIRCLVVSISAFDDNADVDVLDHPILNLIYYTLVEIVPSALVLYVLRKLPPRRISDRYNPIG